Proteins from one Sarcophilus harrisii chromosome 2, mSarHar1.11, whole genome shotgun sequence genomic window:
- the BRD8 gene encoding bromodomain-containing protein 8 isoform X4 yields the protein MATGTGKHKLLSTGPTEPWSIREKLCLASSVMRSGDQNWRKRGEKGEVVETVEDVIVRKLTAERVEELKKVIKETQEKYRQLKKDAELIQAGHMDNRLDELYNDIAMKKKLEEEEAEVKRKATDAAYQARQAVKTPPRRLPSVMVRSPAGSTSPGGDYPLGDLTSSAIEEASPGVNPGTLPSTPVTSFPGIPDTPPPGSAPLEAPMTPVTDDSPQKKMLGQKATPPPSPLLSELLKKGSLLPTSPRLVSESEMTVASGHLNNAGVLLEVGGVLPMMHGGEMQSTPSTVAASPAASGAPTLSRLLEAGPTQFTTPLTSFSAVASESPAKLLPPPVESVPQATIVMMPALPAPSSATAAATSESVVPVSQPDTRVPMEAVSDQHTVTVSMDSSEISMIINSIKEECFRSGAAEASGGSKAPSIDGKEDLDLAEKMDIAVSYTGEELDFETVGDIIAIIEDKVDDHPEVLDVAAVEAALSFCEENDDPQSLPGPWEHSLQPEQEKPIPAPSADMTVKQERLDFEESETKAIRDLVDIVEPSAEIKVEPVEPEPSIPSPEAAAGVVIATNTEPPELRSQDVEEEPRGGVGVAVAAATATTSAVVTAATTVTTAAAVAAAAAAVAAATAAAAAEIPEVETLIGKVDEPAHPTVKIEASPESVISFPHVQNPNEDPSETDNQHKFELSDSMKEESGTIFGSQIKDVPGEDEDEDGASEAASLEEPKEEDQGEGYLSEMDNEPPVSESDDGFSIHNATLQSHTLADSIPSSPASSQFSVCSEDQEAIQAQKIWKKAIMLVWRAAANHRYANVFLQPVTDDIAPGYHSIVQRPMDLSTIKKNIENGLIRTTAEFQRDIMLMFQNAVMYNSSDHDVYHMAVEMQRDVLEQIQQFLATQLIMQTSESGISAKSLRGRDSTRKQDASEKDSVPMGSPAFLLSLFMGHDWVWLDSEQDYPNDSELSNDYRSLFSSWDSSLDLEVGNWRETEEPGAEELEESNLGRESSDPLMGDGGSEESQEETEQFNHQNLLHFLSEVAYLMEPLCISSKGTSEGCRSQPGSRKQEGRETQDVEGETGEPCREMEEFPAMGNGSVAQKELEGKNERPEMAPVPSDICEIQGPPPESKEGGTKEEPKDEKSEGCVSEVESKPPLGECDDGLNIKETPLVDLIFSNASSSKMTDPNQGDPVKEQLLFKKTLLPVWKMIASHRFSSPFLKPVSDRQAPGYKDVVKRPMDLTSLKRSLSKGRIRSMAQFQRDLMLMFQNAVMYNDSDHHIYHMAIEMQKEVLEQIQILQVSWSNSPSHKSTAIGRRNCSQTSKQEAIAIEYFQAAAFAHINLTSFHLCPFPRC from the exons GCGGAAACGTGGTGAAAAGGGGGAAGTGGTAGAAACAGTAGAAGATGTTATTGTTCGGAAACTGACTGCTGAAAGAGTTGAGGAGCTGAAAAAAGTAATTAAGGAGACACAGGAAAAATACAG ACAACTGAAGAAAGATGCAGAACTTATCCAAGCTGGACATATGGACAACCGACTCGATGAACTATACAATGACATTGCAAT gaaaaaaaaactggaggaaGAAGAGGCTGAAGTGAAGAGGAAGGCCACAGATGCTGCATATCAGG CTCGACAGGCAGTGAAAACACCACCTCGGAGATTACCAAGTGTGATGGTCCGATCCCCTGCAGGTTCTACTTCTCCAGGAGGTGACTATCCATTGGGTGACTTGACTTCATCAGCTATTGAAGAGGCCAGTCCTGGG GTAAACCCTGGGACACTGCCGAGTACCCCAGTTACCTCGTTTCCTGGGATTCCTGATACCCCTCCTCCAGGCTCTGCACCCTTAGAAGCCCCCATGACCCCAGTCACAGATGACTCACCCCAGAAAAAGATGCTTGGACAGAAAGCaactccacccccctcccctctgCTGTCAGAGCTCTTGAAGAAGGGCAGCCTCCTGCCTACTAGCCCCAGACTG GTCAGTGAGAGTGAGATGACTGTGGCTTCTGGCCACCTAAACAATGCAGGTGTTCTTCTAGAGGTAGGCGGGGTCCTTCCTATGATGCATGGAGGGGAAATGCAGTCAACACCCAGCACTGTTGCAGCCTCTCCTGCTGCGTCAG GTGCTCCTACTCTTTCCCGGCTTTTAGAAGCTGGTCCTACACAGTTCACCACACCTCTCACTTCCTTCTCTGCTGTTGCCAGTGAGTCTCCAGCTAAACTTCTACCACCCCCTGTAGAGTCTGTACCCCAGGCTACCATTGTTATGATGCCTGCATTGCCAGCGCCATCCTCTGCTACAGCTGCCGCCACATCAGAAAGTGTAGTTCCAG TAAGTCAGCCTGACACTCGGGTACCTATGGAGGCGGTGAGCGATCAGCATACTGTGACTGTTTCCATGGACAGCAGTGAAATCTCCATGATCATCAACTCTATCAAAGAGGAATGTTTCCGATCTGGGGCAGCTGAGGCCTCTGGAGGATCAAAAGCCCCCAGCATTGATGGAAAAGAAGATTTGGACCTGGCAGAGAAGATGGACATTGCTGTATCTTACACAGGAGAAGAGCTGGACTTTGAGACTGTGGGAGATATCATTGCCATCATTGAGGACAAA GTTGATGATCATCCAGAAGTCTTGGATGTGGCTGCTGTAGAAGCTGCCCTGTCATTCTGTGAAGAAAATGATGACCCCCAGTCCCTGCCTGGCCCTTGGGAGCATTCTCTTCAACCAGAGCAAGAGAAGCCAATCCCTGCTCCCTCAGCAGACATGACAGTCAAGCAAGAGAGGCTTGACTTTGAGGAGTCAGAGACCAAGGCAATCCGTGATCTGGTAGACATTGTGGAACCAAGTGCTGAGATCAAAGTTGAACCAGTAGAGCCGGAGCCCAGTATTCCCAGTCCTGAAGCAGCAGCTGGAGTTGTTATAGCAACAAACACAGAGCCGCCTGAGCTTAGAAGTCAAGATGTAGAAGAAGAACCTAGAGGTGGTGTTggtgttgctgttgctgctgccacTGCCACCACCAGTGCTGTTGTCACCGCTGCCACCACTGTTACCACTGCTGCTGCAGTGGCTGCAGCTGCAGCAGCTGTGGCTGCGGCCACAGCTGCTGCCGCAGCAGAAATTCCTGAAGTGGAGACCTTGATTGGGAAAGTTGATGAGCCTGCCCATCCTACAGTAAAGATAGAG gctTCCCCTGAAAGTGTGATATCTTTCCCACATGTTCAGAATCCCAATGAAGATCCTTCAGAGACAGATAATCAGCACAAGTTTGAGTTGTCAG ATTCAATGAAAGAAGAATCGGGAACTATTTTTGGAAGCCAGATAAag GATGTCCCAGGtgaggatgaagatgaagatgggGCCAGTGAAGCAGCTAGCTTAGAAGAACCCAAGGAAGAAGATCAGGGAGAGGGTTATCTGTCTGAAATGGATAATGAGCCTCCTGTGAGCGAGAGTGATGATGGCTTTAGTATTCATAATGCTACTCTTCAGTCCCACACTTTAGCAGACTCCATCCCCAGTAGCCCTGCATCTTCACAATT TTCTGTTTGTAGTGAGGATCAGGAAGCAATTCAGGCCcagaaaatatggaagaaagCTATCATGCTGGTATGGAGAGCTGCAGCCAATCACAG GTATGCCAATGTCTTCTTGCAACCTGTCACGGATGATATAGCACCTGGTTACCATAGCATCGTACAGAG GCCTATGGATTTGTCAACCATTAAGAAGAACATTGAGAATGGGCTAATAAGGACAACAGCTGAATTCCAGCGAGACATTATGCTGATGTTCCAGAATGCTGTGATGTACAATAGCTCTGACCATGATGTCTACCACATGGCTGTGGAGATGCAGAGGGATGTTTTGGAACAAATCCAG CAATTCCTGGCCACACAGCTGATCATGCAGACATCAGAGTCTGGAATCAGTGCCAAAAGCCTTCGAGGGAGAGATTCTACCCGCAAACAGGATGCTTCAGAGAAG GACAGTGTCCCCATGGGctctcctgccttccttctctctctcttt ATGGGGCATGACTGGGTTTGGTTGGATTCTGAACAAGATTATCCTAATGATTCTGAGCTGAGCAACGACTACAGGTCCCTCTTCAGCTCATGGGACTCCAGTCTGGATCTTGAAGTGGGCAACTGGAGGGAAACAGAAGAGCCAGGAGCAGAGGAGCTAGAGGAGAGCAACTTAGGCAGAGAGTCCAGTGACCCTCTTATGGGGGATGGAGGCAGTGAGGAATCCCAGGAAGAGACAGAACAATTCAACCATCAAAACCTCCTTCATTTCCTCTCTGAG GTAGCCTACTTGATGGAGCCACTGTGCATCAGCAGCAAGGGAACAAGTGAGGGCTGCAGGTCTCAGCCTGGCTCTAGGAAGCAAGAAGGAAGGGAAACTCAAGATGTTGAGGGAGAGACAGGGGAGCCATGCAGGGAGATGGAGGAGTTTCCAGCCATGGGGAACGGCTCAGTAGCACAGAAGGAgttggagggaaaaaatgagaggccAGAGATGGCCCCAGTTCCCTCAGATATATGTGAAATTCAGGGGCCACCCCCAGAGAGTAAAGAG GGGGGGACAAAGGAAGAACCCAAAGACGAAAAAAGTGAAGGATGTGTCTCTGAGGTAGAGAGTAAACCGCCTTTGGGTGAGTGTGATGATGGCCTCAACATTAAGGAGACTCCATTGGTGGATTTAATTTTCAGCAATGCCTCTTCCTCCAAGAT GACTGATCCAAACCAGGGTGATCCTGTCAAGGAACAGCTGCTATTCAAGAAAACTCTCCTTCCAGTCTGGAAAATGATTGCCAGTCACAG GTTCAGCAGTCCATTTCTGAAACCTGTGTCAGATAGGCAAGCTCCGGGGTACAAGGATGTGGTGAAAAG ACCTATGGACTTAACCAGTTTGAAGAGGAGCCTCTCTAAGGGACGTATCCGCAGTATGGCCCAGTTCCAGCGTGACTTGATGTTGATGTTCCAGAATGCTGTAATGTACAATGACTCTGACCATCATATTTACCACATGGCTATAGAGATGCAAAAAGAGGTCCTAGAGCAGATCCAG ATCTTGCAGGTTTCCTGGAGCAATTCCCCAAGCCACAAGTCAACAGCCATTGGGAGGAGAAACTGCAGCCAAACTTCTAAACAAGAAGCTATAGCCATTGAATATTTTCAGGCAGCTGCTTTTGCTCATATAAATTTGACATCATTCCATCTTTGCCCATTCCCAAG GTGCTAA
- the BRD8 gene encoding bromodomain-containing protein 8 isoform X5, whose translation MVYSGETMSGLLCHEEWRSKLHCASQYSELLETTETPKRKRGEKGEVVETVEDVIVRKLTAERVEELKKVIKETQEKYRQLKKDAELIQAGHMDNRLDELYNDIAMKKKLEEEEAEVKRKATDAAYQARQAVKTPPRRLPSVMVRSPAGSTSPGGDYPLGDLTSSAIEEASPGVNPGTLPSTPVTSFPGIPDTPPPGSAPLEAPMTPVTDDSPQKKMLGQKATPPPSPLLSELLKKGSLLPTSPRLVSESEMTVASGHLNNAGVLLEVGGVLPMMHGGEMQSTPSTVAASPAASGAPTLSRLLEAGPTQFTTPLTSFSAVASESPAKLLPPPVESVPQATIVMMPALPAPSSATAAATSESVVPVSQPDTRVPMEAVSDQHTVTVSMDSSEISMIINSIKEECFRSGAAEASGGSKAPSIDGKEDLDLAEKMDIAVSYTGEELDFETVGDIIAIIEDKVDDHPEVLDVAAVEAALSFCEENDDPQSLPGPWEHSLQPEQEKPIPAPSADMTVKQERLDFEESETKAIRDLVDIVEPSAEIKVEPVEPEPSIPSPEAAAGVVIATNTEPPELRSQDVEEEPRGGVGVAVAAATATTSAVVTAATTVTTAAAVAAAAAAVAAATAAAAAEIPEVETLIGKVDEPAHPTVKIEASPESVISFPHVQNPNEDPSETDNQHKFELSDSMKEESGTIFGSQIKDVPGEDEDEDGASEAASLEEPKEEDQGEGYLSEMDNEPPVSESDDGFSIHNATLQSHTLADSIPSSPASSQFSVCSEDQEAIQAQKIWKKAIMLVWRAAANHRYANVFLQPVTDDIAPGYHSIVQRPMDLSTIKKNIENGLIRTTAEFQRDIMLMFQNAVMYNSSDHDVYHMAVEMQRDVLEQIQQFLATQLIMQTSESGISAKSLRGRDSTRKQDASEKDSVPMGSPAFLLSLFMGHDWVWLDSEQDYPNDSELSNDYRSLFSSWDSSLDLEVGNWRETEEPGAEELEESNLGRESSDPLMGDGGSEESQEETEQFNHQNLLHFLSEVAYLMEPLCISSKGTSEGCRSQPGSRKQEGRETQDVEGETGEPCREMEEFPAMGNGSVAQKELEGKNERPEMAPVPSDICEIQGPPPESKEGGTKEEPKDEKSEGCVSEVESKPPLGECDDGLNIKETPLVDLIFSNASSSKMTDPNQGDPVKEQLLFKKTLLPVWKMIASHRFSSPFLKPVSDRQAPGYKDVVKRPMDLTSLKRSLSKGRIRSMAQFQRDLMLMFQNAVMYNDSDHHIYHMAIEMQKEVLEQIQILQVSWSNSPSHKSTAIGRRNCSQTSKQEAIAIEYFQAAAFAHINLTSFHLCPFPRC comes from the exons CATTGTGCTTCCCAGTATTCGGAACTTCTAGAGACCACTGAGACCCCAAA GCGGAAACGTGGTGAAAAGGGGGAAGTGGTAGAAACAGTAGAAGATGTTATTGTTCGGAAACTGACTGCTGAAAGAGTTGAGGAGCTGAAAAAAGTAATTAAGGAGACACAGGAAAAATACAG ACAACTGAAGAAAGATGCAGAACTTATCCAAGCTGGACATATGGACAACCGACTCGATGAACTATACAATGACATTGCAAT gaaaaaaaaactggaggaaGAAGAGGCTGAAGTGAAGAGGAAGGCCACAGATGCTGCATATCAGG CTCGACAGGCAGTGAAAACACCACCTCGGAGATTACCAAGTGTGATGGTCCGATCCCCTGCAGGTTCTACTTCTCCAGGAGGTGACTATCCATTGGGTGACTTGACTTCATCAGCTATTGAAGAGGCCAGTCCTGGG GTAAACCCTGGGACACTGCCGAGTACCCCAGTTACCTCGTTTCCTGGGATTCCTGATACCCCTCCTCCAGGCTCTGCACCCTTAGAAGCCCCCATGACCCCAGTCACAGATGACTCACCCCAGAAAAAGATGCTTGGACAGAAAGCaactccacccccctcccctctgCTGTCAGAGCTCTTGAAGAAGGGCAGCCTCCTGCCTACTAGCCCCAGACTG GTCAGTGAGAGTGAGATGACTGTGGCTTCTGGCCACCTAAACAATGCAGGTGTTCTTCTAGAGGTAGGCGGGGTCCTTCCTATGATGCATGGAGGGGAAATGCAGTCAACACCCAGCACTGTTGCAGCCTCTCCTGCTGCGTCAG GTGCTCCTACTCTTTCCCGGCTTTTAGAAGCTGGTCCTACACAGTTCACCACACCTCTCACTTCCTTCTCTGCTGTTGCCAGTGAGTCTCCAGCTAAACTTCTACCACCCCCTGTAGAGTCTGTACCCCAGGCTACCATTGTTATGATGCCTGCATTGCCAGCGCCATCCTCTGCTACAGCTGCCGCCACATCAGAAAGTGTAGTTCCAG TAAGTCAGCCTGACACTCGGGTACCTATGGAGGCGGTGAGCGATCAGCATACTGTGACTGTTTCCATGGACAGCAGTGAAATCTCCATGATCATCAACTCTATCAAAGAGGAATGTTTCCGATCTGGGGCAGCTGAGGCCTCTGGAGGATCAAAAGCCCCCAGCATTGATGGAAAAGAAGATTTGGACCTGGCAGAGAAGATGGACATTGCTGTATCTTACACAGGAGAAGAGCTGGACTTTGAGACTGTGGGAGATATCATTGCCATCATTGAGGACAAA GTTGATGATCATCCAGAAGTCTTGGATGTGGCTGCTGTAGAAGCTGCCCTGTCATTCTGTGAAGAAAATGATGACCCCCAGTCCCTGCCTGGCCCTTGGGAGCATTCTCTTCAACCAGAGCAAGAGAAGCCAATCCCTGCTCCCTCAGCAGACATGACAGTCAAGCAAGAGAGGCTTGACTTTGAGGAGTCAGAGACCAAGGCAATCCGTGATCTGGTAGACATTGTGGAACCAAGTGCTGAGATCAAAGTTGAACCAGTAGAGCCGGAGCCCAGTATTCCCAGTCCTGAAGCAGCAGCTGGAGTTGTTATAGCAACAAACACAGAGCCGCCTGAGCTTAGAAGTCAAGATGTAGAAGAAGAACCTAGAGGTGGTGTTggtgttgctgttgctgctgccacTGCCACCACCAGTGCTGTTGTCACCGCTGCCACCACTGTTACCACTGCTGCTGCAGTGGCTGCAGCTGCAGCAGCTGTGGCTGCGGCCACAGCTGCTGCCGCAGCAGAAATTCCTGAAGTGGAGACCTTGATTGGGAAAGTTGATGAGCCTGCCCATCCTACAGTAAAGATAGAG gctTCCCCTGAAAGTGTGATATCTTTCCCACATGTTCAGAATCCCAATGAAGATCCTTCAGAGACAGATAATCAGCACAAGTTTGAGTTGTCAG ATTCAATGAAAGAAGAATCGGGAACTATTTTTGGAAGCCAGATAAag GATGTCCCAGGtgaggatgaagatgaagatgggGCCAGTGAAGCAGCTAGCTTAGAAGAACCCAAGGAAGAAGATCAGGGAGAGGGTTATCTGTCTGAAATGGATAATGAGCCTCCTGTGAGCGAGAGTGATGATGGCTTTAGTATTCATAATGCTACTCTTCAGTCCCACACTTTAGCAGACTCCATCCCCAGTAGCCCTGCATCTTCACAATT TTCTGTTTGTAGTGAGGATCAGGAAGCAATTCAGGCCcagaaaatatggaagaaagCTATCATGCTGGTATGGAGAGCTGCAGCCAATCACAG GTATGCCAATGTCTTCTTGCAACCTGTCACGGATGATATAGCACCTGGTTACCATAGCATCGTACAGAG GCCTATGGATTTGTCAACCATTAAGAAGAACATTGAGAATGGGCTAATAAGGACAACAGCTGAATTCCAGCGAGACATTATGCTGATGTTCCAGAATGCTGTGATGTACAATAGCTCTGACCATGATGTCTACCACATGGCTGTGGAGATGCAGAGGGATGTTTTGGAACAAATCCAG CAATTCCTGGCCACACAGCTGATCATGCAGACATCAGAGTCTGGAATCAGTGCCAAAAGCCTTCGAGGGAGAGATTCTACCCGCAAACAGGATGCTTCAGAGAAG GACAGTGTCCCCATGGGctctcctgccttccttctctctctcttt ATGGGGCATGACTGGGTTTGGTTGGATTCTGAACAAGATTATCCTAATGATTCTGAGCTGAGCAACGACTACAGGTCCCTCTTCAGCTCATGGGACTCCAGTCTGGATCTTGAAGTGGGCAACTGGAGGGAAACAGAAGAGCCAGGAGCAGAGGAGCTAGAGGAGAGCAACTTAGGCAGAGAGTCCAGTGACCCTCTTATGGGGGATGGAGGCAGTGAGGAATCCCAGGAAGAGACAGAACAATTCAACCATCAAAACCTCCTTCATTTCCTCTCTGAG GTAGCCTACTTGATGGAGCCACTGTGCATCAGCAGCAAGGGAACAAGTGAGGGCTGCAGGTCTCAGCCTGGCTCTAGGAAGCAAGAAGGAAGGGAAACTCAAGATGTTGAGGGAGAGACAGGGGAGCCATGCAGGGAGATGGAGGAGTTTCCAGCCATGGGGAACGGCTCAGTAGCACAGAAGGAgttggagggaaaaaatgagaggccAGAGATGGCCCCAGTTCCCTCAGATATATGTGAAATTCAGGGGCCACCCCCAGAGAGTAAAGAG GGGGGGACAAAGGAAGAACCCAAAGACGAAAAAAGTGAAGGATGTGTCTCTGAGGTAGAGAGTAAACCGCCTTTGGGTGAGTGTGATGATGGCCTCAACATTAAGGAGACTCCATTGGTGGATTTAATTTTCAGCAATGCCTCTTCCTCCAAGAT GACTGATCCAAACCAGGGTGATCCTGTCAAGGAACAGCTGCTATTCAAGAAAACTCTCCTTCCAGTCTGGAAAATGATTGCCAGTCACAG GTTCAGCAGTCCATTTCTGAAACCTGTGTCAGATAGGCAAGCTCCGGGGTACAAGGATGTGGTGAAAAG ACCTATGGACTTAACCAGTTTGAAGAGGAGCCTCTCTAAGGGACGTATCCGCAGTATGGCCCAGTTCCAGCGTGACTTGATGTTGATGTTCCAGAATGCTGTAATGTACAATGACTCTGACCATCATATTTACCACATGGCTATAGAGATGCAAAAAGAGGTCCTAGAGCAGATCCAG ATCTTGCAGGTTTCCTGGAGCAATTCCCCAAGCCACAAGTCAACAGCCATTGGGAGGAGAAACTGCAGCCAAACTTCTAAACAAGAAGCTATAGCCATTGAATATTTTCAGGCAGCTGCTTTTGCTCATATAAATTTGACATCATTCCATCTTTGCCCATTCCCAAG GTGCTAA